In Bacteroidota bacterium, the following are encoded in one genomic region:
- a CDS encoding TIGR00366 family protein, with protein sequence MSFRFKVPHTLVLLFIMIVIAYALTWMLPAGTFEMVTNDHNREVVVPGTYTLLEGVARLPIWSIVTVIPRGLEAAQGIIFFVFLIGGSLAVIRTTGSIDAALARLLRRFGNRPAWLIFIGMLVVAIGASTIGMSEEFIPLTVVLLTLCVGMRMDAITAAGILVIGSGIGYGVAALNPFTVLVAQEVAGVPLISGIEYRLAISLPFFLIGFFHMWRYAKKIRSNPAASLVHDVPEAQLPEEEATVELSGRHVTILWITIATLILLVWGIISHGWYFVELGAVFVVLAVVVGLVAGLPLDKIARSFTAGAAELTGTALLIGFARAIELILTDGQVMHTIVNGLATPLENAGAEIAASGMLVIQSVFNFFIPSGSGQAYVTMPLMAPIADIVGVSRQVAVLAYQMGDGFMNMIIPTGPVLMGILGIAGIPYGRWFKFIWPLAVQLVIAGSVALIIATWIGYQ encoded by the coding sequence ATGTCATTCCGCTTTAAGGTGCCGCATACCCTCGTACTGCTGTTCATCATGATTGTGATTGCCTACGCACTCACCTGGATGTTGCCAGCTGGTACCTTCGAGATGGTTACCAACGACCACAACAGGGAAGTGGTTGTGCCGGGTACCTACACGTTACTTGAGGGCGTGGCGCGGTTGCCCATTTGGTCGATTGTCACCGTTATACCGCGAGGACTTGAGGCTGCACAGGGCATTATTTTCTTTGTATTTCTGATTGGTGGGTCGTTGGCAGTGATCCGGACAACGGGGAGTATAGATGCAGCACTGGCGCGTTTGCTGCGGCGATTTGGCAACCGGCCGGCCTGGCTCATTTTTATCGGGATGCTTGTAGTGGCAATTGGTGCTTCCACCATTGGGATGTCGGAAGAATTTATCCCGCTCACCGTCGTATTACTCACCCTGTGTGTGGGGATGCGGATGGATGCCATTACGGCAGCCGGCATTCTGGTTATCGGATCCGGCATCGGCTATGGGGTTGCGGCGCTCAATCCGTTCACCGTGTTGGTGGCGCAAGAGGTTGCCGGCGTGCCGCTTATTTCAGGGATAGAGTACCGGTTGGCGATATCGCTGCCTTTCTTTCTGATTGGCTTCTTCCACATGTGGCGATACGCAAAAAAAATCAGATCCAATCCGGCTGCTTCGCTGGTGCACGATGTGCCAGAGGCCCAATTGCCAGAAGAAGAGGCTACAGTTGAATTATCAGGCAGGCACGTAACCATTTTGTGGATTACGATTGCAACGCTCATTTTGCTTGTATGGGGTATTATTTCCCACGGCTGGTACTTTGTGGAATTGGGGGCGGTCTTTGTTGTGCTGGCCGTTGTTGTCGGACTCGTTGCCGGCCTACCCCTCGATAAAATTGCGCGCTCCTTTACTGCCGGCGCAGCTGAACTTACTGGAACAGCCCTGTTGATAGGATTTGCCCGCGCCATCGAACTCATCCTAACAGACGGGCAGGTAATGCATACCATTGTTAATGGCCTGGCAACACCGCTCGAAAACGCCGGCGCTGAAATCGCTGCCAGCGGGATGCTGGTCATCCAGAGTGTCTTCAATTTCTTCATCCCATCAGGGTCAGGACAGGCTTACGTGACGATGCCGCTGATGGCACCGATTGCGGACATTGTAGGTGTCTCACGCCAGGTTGCTGTGCTGGCTTACCAGATGGGAGACGGGTTTATGAACATGATCATCCCAACCGGGCCTGTATTGATGGGCATTCTGGGGATTGCCGGCATACCATACGGCCGGTGGTTCAAGTTCATCTGGCCGCTGGCTGTTCAGCTGGTTATTGCAGGTAGCGTTGCGCTGATTATTGCGACCTGGATTGGGTACCAGTAG
- a CDS encoding oligosaccharide flippase family protein, with translation MISSVRAFLDRLTNGSGFIKAVSTLLSGTLVALIISYLAQPVLARLYTPEAFGLLDALVAIIALLVPFATLRYEDALMLPENEEEALGILGLTFLLVLIVSGSCLLLLLFKDSLIALLPAAAQESTLLPHLLWIPPALAAIRFAKLTELWLNRKKAYAAISSGQVAQTGVMTAVRIVMAQFTNRMLPIGLISGYIAGYVASTIWYLRQITQLQKQFFRGIGNGTYIRFAARRYRRFPIYAMPSTLLNTLQSRLPVLLLLVFFGEAIVGYYGRAFALFAVPLSLIGYAISQVFFVEGADAIRTKTLPQLTTKVHSRLITVGLFPTLALMLTGPEVVRLFLGAPWETAGVYLRWLAPWFFLASIASPLTRIFDLLEKQRIEFVTSTTIFVLQISLFLYGCFTGDITQAIFYLALGGVLARIIHIVVMLRLAGTPARAAFTAYLKQLSIASPFLLVLYAVSLLDRPLITVAALVLTGLGFLGVVYRTLTSEAATGTQSRSQ, from the coding sequence ATGATTTCGTCCGTTCGCGCATTTTTGGATCGTCTGACAAACGGTAGCGGGTTTATAAAAGCCGTCTCCACCCTGCTTTCGGGTACGCTCGTAGCCCTTATCATTTCGTATTTAGCCCAGCCAGTCCTTGCGCGGCTCTACACGCCAGAGGCTTTTGGGCTACTGGATGCGCTTGTCGCAATCATTGCGCTACTTGTGCCGTTTGCTACGCTCCGTTATGAAGATGCGCTGATGTTGCCAGAAAACGAGGAAGAGGCCTTAGGCATTCTGGGGCTCACGTTTCTGCTGGTACTCATCGTCTCCGGAAGCTGCCTGCTCTTGCTCCTCTTCAAGGATTCCCTGATTGCATTACTACCGGCAGCCGCCCAAGAATCCACCCTTTTGCCCCATCTCCTGTGGATACCTCCGGCCCTCGCCGCCATCCGGTTTGCAAAACTTACAGAACTCTGGCTGAACAGGAAAAAGGCTTATGCGGCCATTTCATCCGGACAGGTGGCACAAACTGGCGTCATGACTGCCGTTCGGATTGTAATGGCGCAGTTCACAAACCGGATGCTTCCCATTGGACTGATTAGTGGCTACATCGCCGGATATGTAGCCAGCACCATCTGGTATTTGAGACAGATCACGCAGCTACAGAAGCAGTTTTTTCGAGGTATTGGTAACGGTACATACATTCGCTTTGCCGCACGGCGGTACCGGCGGTTTCCTATTTATGCGATGCCGTCCACGCTGCTGAACACCCTACAATCCCGGCTGCCTGTATTATTGCTATTGGTGTTCTTCGGGGAGGCTATTGTTGGATACTATGGGCGCGCTTTTGCGTTGTTTGCTGTGCCGCTCAGTCTCATAGGATATGCCATTTCCCAGGTATTCTTTGTCGAGGGCGCGGATGCCATCCGGACAAAAACACTACCGCAGCTGACAACCAAGGTCCACAGCCGCCTGATTACCGTAGGCCTCTTCCCTACCCTTGCCCTGATGCTCACTGGCCCAGAAGTGGTTCGGCTGTTTTTGGGCGCGCCCTGGGAAACGGCCGGCGTATACTTGCGATGGCTCGCCCCCTGGTTTTTCCTGGCCAGTATCGCCTCTCCCCTGACACGGATCTTCGACCTACTCGAAAAACAGCGTATTGAATTTGTAACCAGCACAACCATATTTGTGCTGCAGATTTCGCTCTTCCTCTACGGGTGCTTCACTGGCGATATAACCCAGGCCATTTTCTATCTTGCCCTGGGAGGCGTCCTCGCGCGCATCATCCACATTGTTGTGATGCTTCGGCTTGCCGGCACCCCTGCGCGCGCCGCCTTTACTGCTTACCTGAAACAACTCAGCATTGCCAGCCCGTTTCTTCTTGTACTGTATGCAGTCAGTTTATTGGACCGACCGCTCATCACTGTTGCCGCCCTCGTGCTGACAGGATTGGGCTTCCTTGGCGTCGTCTATCGTACCCTCACCAGCGAAGCCGCTACTGGTACCCAATCCAGGTCGCAATAA
- a CDS encoding PadR family transcriptional regulator, with product MIPKALVAASIKPFVLTILAAGDNYGYAIIQRVQQLTSNQIKWTTSTLYPVLHSMENKGLVESYWQASAGGPRRKYYRLTPKGQQMLAQEKQQWLDVHTALMKLWSPAPGLLPT from the coding sequence ATGATCCCCAAAGCGCTCGTAGCAGCTTCCATCAAGCCGTTTGTGCTCACCATTCTGGCTGCCGGCGACAATTACGGTTACGCCATCATCCAACGCGTCCAGCAGCTGACTTCAAACCAGATTAAATGGACAACCAGTACCCTGTATCCGGTACTACACAGCATGGAAAACAAAGGCCTCGTAGAGAGCTACTGGCAGGCCTCAGCGGGTGGGCCAAGACGCAAATATTACCGCCTGACCCCTAAAGGGCAACAGATGCTAGCGCAGGAAAAACAACAATGGCTGGATGTGCATACCGCACTCATGAAACTCTGGTCGCCTGCCCCGGGCCTCCTCCCTACCTGA